In Leptolyngbya sp. FACHB-261, a genomic segment contains:
- a CDS encoding pentapeptide repeat-containing protein — MASSPDGAVGLAFLERSAEQKQQLLRELGMGRYAQLLLALSRPTPENLACLERFLLQPQRAKFPDLRGVDLAGADLRRANLIRANLTNALLQNANLEAADIILASLQGADLRGANLREATLNEIDWHLCQVSGADLSPGKGLTAAEQSMLRRQGARIDL; from the coding sequence ATGGCATCAAGTCCTGATGGAGCTGTGGGCCTCGCCTTTCTAGAGCGCAGTGCTGAGCAAAAACAACAACTTCTGCGTGAGCTAGGCATGGGGCGCTATGCCCAGCTGTTACTTGCCCTCAGTCGCCCTACACCAGAAAATTTGGCCTGCCTCGAACGGTTTCTGCTCCAGCCGCAACGGGCAAAGTTTCCTGACTTGCGTGGTGTCGATCTGGCTGGAGCAGACTTGCGTCGGGCAAATTTGATCCGGGCAAATTTAACTAATGCGCTGCTTCAAAACGCCAATTTAGAAGCAGCTGATATCATCTTGGCAAGCCTCCAGGGAGCCGATCTGCGTGGGGCAAACTTGCGGGAGGCAACCCTGAATGAGATCGATTGGCACTTGTGTCAAGTAAGCGGTGCTGACCTATCTCCCGGTAAAGGGCTGACAGCCGCAGAACAATCCATGCTACGCCGGCAGGGCGCTCGGATTGACTTATAG
- a CDS encoding response regulator has protein sequence MTTPRQILIVEDAMDNQVLLEHVLRDAGYSVSAVDDGLSALAWVKQQTPDLILLDLSLPEIDGWEIARRLKADQDTAAIPVIAVTAHAMKGDRERALAAGCNDYISKPIDIEQLEERVAHWLSNHPSPTQPNAH, from the coding sequence GTGACTACGCCCCGACAAATCCTGATTGTTGAAGATGCAATGGACAACCAGGTACTCCTGGAGCATGTCTTAAGGGATGCGGGGTACTCGGTCTCGGCTGTGGACGATGGCCTGTCCGCTCTAGCATGGGTGAAGCAGCAAACGCCGGATCTGATTCTGCTAGATTTATCGTTGCCAGAGATTGATGGCTGGGAGATTGCTCGCCGCCTTAAAGCAGATCAAGACACCGCCGCAATTCCGGTGATTGCAGTGACGGCTCATGCGATGAAGGGCGATCGAGAGCGAGCCTTAGCCGCAGGCTGTAATGACTATATTTCTAAGCCAATTGATATCGAGCAGCTAGAAGAGCGAGTCGCGCACTGGCTAAGTAACCATCCTTCGCCCACGCAGCCCAACGCCCACTAG
- a CDS encoding ATP-binding protein: MMTAFVGTGSQQYASGRMIFGLSAGSLLSVLAVGSLLLDPAAQEIALLSLSGSLLCMSMMAPWSMLGLGSSKPAHDLADLFEQLADGVLLSDPQGRVLRLNSVGRRILNLNDSESTFKAQPLSQPIPLTELLGSCNLRTLNQQALPLEALSLNQALSTGRTIEQDWLLLGPEMENRVISSRAAPLINQKGQIWGAVMTFREVTESYQRERIIRDANRVMAQQQKRMAILQNLTSLLNQHLGNLAILLEAIVNSASEATDRAEFSVLLLYNQETAQLSLAAARGLPEPQPGEPAWIDRVWKYDQQSLLYQVFERGEPVQLRPQHNQLTGLPPVAAALCVPVESSHAGALGVLLVGYSDAQDVDRQELIGLLCALGGQAATAIENARLINALEASNLALERQRAQIEAQNTQLVEANRLKSQFLASMSHELRTPLNAIIGFSQVLLRQRRDPLTPSQSDLLDRVLRNGNHLLDLINDVLDLSKIESGRLELQPQDFCLAGLVRSVCDSFDALAQSKQLRLTVTVEREPCLLYHDPLRLRQILTNLVSNALKFTDTGEVEICLETSGALAEQVILTVRDTGIGISPQHQATIFEEFRQVDQSSTRRHGGTGLGLAITQRLVVLMGGTIEVESTLGQGSTFTVRLPYRLPYELDPALPSLPVLNLSTATPMPASPKVLLLDNSLDLVNILCEAGYQVLRADSAEECLQLAQSQSPILVLLDPALPGLDGWQALYRLKLNPPTAQIPVILISQAENSGLGATLGASDYLMKPIRTQVLLTAVDRWTGSRSPGVG, from the coding sequence ATGATGACTGCTTTTGTGGGCACAGGAAGCCAGCAGTACGCCAGCGGACGTATGATCTTCGGGTTGAGCGCTGGCTCTTTGCTGTCTGTTCTAGCAGTTGGGAGCCTATTACTCGATCCAGCTGCTCAGGAAATAGCTTTGCTATCCCTGTCGGGCAGTTTGCTCTGTATGAGCATGATGGCTCCCTGGTCAATGCTGGGGCTTGGTTCATCCAAGCCTGCCCATGATTTAGCTGATCTATTTGAACAACTGGCCGATGGTGTATTGCTCAGCGATCCTCAGGGACGGGTGTTGCGTCTCAACTCGGTGGGGCGTCGCATCCTCAATCTCAACGACAGCGAGAGCACTTTCAAAGCTCAACCACTATCCCAGCCGATTCCTCTAACTGAACTGCTAGGTTCCTGCAACCTACGCACGCTCAATCAGCAGGCCCTGCCTTTAGAAGCACTGTCCCTGAATCAGGCGTTGAGCACGGGACGCACCATTGAGCAAGACTGGCTGCTGCTAGGTCCAGAGATGGAGAACCGAGTGATCAGTTCTCGGGCTGCGCCTCTGATCAACCAGAAAGGTCAGATCTGGGGAGCAGTAATGACCTTCCGAGAGGTGACTGAATCCTATCAGCGGGAGCGCATCATTCGAGATGCCAACCGGGTCATGGCCCAGCAGCAGAAACGCATGGCCATTTTGCAGAATCTCACCAGTCTGCTCAATCAACACTTAGGCAACCTGGCTATTCTGCTAGAGGCCATTGTCAATTCGGCTAGTGAAGCTACTGACCGGGCTGAATTCTCGGTGTTGCTGCTCTACAACCAGGAAACCGCCCAGCTTTCTCTAGCGGCGGCTCGGGGTCTCCCCGAGCCGCAACCCGGCGAGCCCGCTTGGATTGACCGGGTTTGGAAGTATGACCAACAGAGCCTGCTATACCAGGTCTTTGAGCGAGGAGAGCCGGTACAGTTGCGTCCCCAGCACAACCAGCTGACTGGGCTGCCACCCGTGGCAGCTGCTCTGTGTGTACCGGTGGAATCTAGTCATGCTGGAGCTTTGGGCGTTTTATTAGTAGGCTACAGCGACGCTCAAGATGTGGACCGACAAGAATTGATCGGCCTGTTGTGCGCCTTGGGCGGTCAGGCTGCAACGGCCATCGAGAATGCCCGACTGATCAATGCCTTAGAAGCCAGCAACCTGGCACTGGAGCGTCAGCGCGCCCAAATCGAGGCTCAAAACACGCAGCTGGTAGAAGCCAACCGCTTGAAGAGCCAGTTTCTAGCCAGCATGAGTCACGAACTCCGGACTCCCCTCAATGCGATTATTGGTTTCTCTCAAGTCCTACTACGTCAGCGTCGAGACCCTCTAACCCCTTCGCAATCAGACCTACTGGATCGAGTGCTACGCAACGGCAACCATTTGCTCGATCTGATCAACGACGTGCTGGACCTGAGCAAGATCGAGTCAGGACGGCTAGAACTGCAACCGCAAGACTTTTGTCTAGCAGGGCTAGTACGCTCCGTTTGTGACAGCTTTGATGCCCTAGCTCAAAGCAAACAACTGCGGCTAACGGTCACGGTTGAGCGCGAACCCTGTCTGCTCTACCATGACCCCTTGCGCTTACGGCAGATCCTCACCAATTTGGTATCGAATGCGCTCAAGTTCACTGATACCGGCGAGGTTGAGATCTGTCTGGAGACCAGTGGAGCTTTGGCAGAGCAGGTGATTCTGACCGTGCGGGACACAGGCATTGGCATTAGCCCGCAGCATCAAGCCACCATCTTCGAAGAGTTTCGCCAAGTCGACCAGTCCTCAACGCGGCGTCACGGCGGCACTGGCTTAGGCTTAGCGATCACCCAACGGCTGGTGGTACTGATGGGCGGCACGATTGAGGTCGAGAGCACTCTAGGGCAGGGTTCAACTTTTACAGTCAGACTACCCTACCGTCTGCCTTACGAGCTTGACCCGGCTTTGCCATCCCTGCCAGTGCTTAACCTAAGCACCGCAACGCCAATGCCAGCCTCACCCAAAGTTTTACTCCTGGATAACAGTCTAGATTTGGTAAATATCCTGTGCGAGGCGGGTTATCAAGTATTGAGGGCTGACTCAGCTGAGGAATGCTTGCAGCTAGCGCAGAGCCAGTCTCCTATCTTGGTTCTGTTAGACCCGGCGCTACCCGGCTTGGATGGTTGGCAGGCTCTCTACCGTCTCAAGCTCAACCCCCCAACAGCGCAAATCCCGGTGATTTTGATTAGCCAAGCCGAGAACTCAGGCCTCGGTGCCACCTTAGGTGCCTCAGATTATTTAATGAAACCAATTAGAACGCAGGTCTTGCTGACTGCGGTTGACCGTTGGACTGGTAGTCGCTCTCCTGGTGTAGGCTGA